Proteins found in one Ctenopharyngodon idella isolate HZGC_01 chromosome 16, HZGC01, whole genome shotgun sequence genomic segment:
- the uts2r3 gene encoding urotensin-2 receptor: MDVSGSTSLSSSPSPSYTFPFLTNLSLPSSSPSLSPSPGVASTAVFCFFLSLLSLLGILGNLYTLGLLIRRRRMSRRRRTAPTCCYSLSCLGTSSPSFSPPSSPTSSSSSSSLHLQVLSLALADLVYLSTAPFIVYDSLASDWAFGELGCRLLLSLDLLTMHASIFTLTAMSLDRYRAVADPLVASSTPSSGLLRVALAWGFAVALSLPMMITLHLEDGENQEGKLCVPAWDEQSSKAYLSVLFCTSILGPGLAIGALYAALGRLYWVSQTQPAWVGGGNAYPPRAPRPKVLLLILGIVLTFWACFLPFWIWQLLPLYRPEVLRVVPVGTQVTINRILTGLTYGNSCVNPFFYTLLTGKRRRTSRKAISAAAPLCQKGSSEQQ, from the coding sequence ATGGACGTCTCTGGCTCTACTTCCCTTTCCTCTTCCCCATCACCTTCATACACCTTTCCCTTTCTCACTAACCTCTCCCTTCCCTcatcctctccctctctctccccaTCCCCAGGTGTAGCTTCCACTGCTGTCTTTTGCTTTTTCCTATCCCTCCTATCTCTACTGGGCATTCTGGGCAACCTGTACACCCTAGGGCTTCTGATTCGCCGCCGCAGGATGTCAAGAAGGCGACGTACCGCTCCTACCTGTTGTTATAGCCTTTCCTGCCTTGGCACCTCCTCCCCTTCTTTCTCTCCCCCCTCCTCTCCCACCtcgtcctcctcctcttcctcccttCACCTGCAGGTTCTGAGTCTGGCTTTAGCAGACCTGGTCTACCTATCCACTGCTCCCTTCATTGTATACGACAGCCTGGCATCTGACTGGGCCTTCGGTGAACTAGGCTGTCGACTCCTACTCAGTCTGGACTTGCTCACCATGCACGCAAGCATCTTCACCCTCACCGCTATGAGTCTGGATAGGTATCGAGCTGTGGCTGATCCACTAGTAGCCTCGTCCACACCTTCCTCTGGACTCCTGAGAGTCGCTTTGGCCTGGGGCTTTGCCGTGGCTCTCAGTTTGCCCATGATGATCACTTTGCACCTTGAAGATGGAGAGAACCAGGAAGGCAAGTTGTGCGTTCCCGCCTGGGATGAGCAGAGTTCGAAAGCCTACCTCAGTGTACTCTTCTGCACCAGTATCCTAGGCCCAGGGCTGGCCATCGGAGCTTTGTATGCAGCTTTGGGGAGGCTCTACTGGGTATCTCAGACTCAACCAGCTTGGGTCGGAGGGGGCAACGCCTACCCGCCCCGTGCACCTCGCCCTAAAGTCCTGCTCCTCATCCTGGGGATTGTGCTGACATTCTGGGCTTGCTTCCTTCCATTCTGGATCTGGCAGCTTCTACCATTGTACCGGCCTGAGGTTCTGCGTGTGGTGCCGGTGGGCACACAGGTGACCATTAATCGCATCCTCACAGGGTTGACTTATGGAAACTCATGCGTGAATCCCTTCTTCTACACACTGCTGACAGGCAAGCGCAGGCGGACCAGCAGGAAGGCGATAAGTGCGGCTGCCCCACTCTGCCAGAAGGGCAGCTCTGAACAACAATAA